Sequence from the Hoplias malabaricus isolate fHopMal1 chromosome 10, fHopMal1.hap1, whole genome shotgun sequence genome:
TAGGCCTCTGCTCCTCACACCTTCAAACAAAGTATAGAGAGTGAAAGTATATTTGCTTCCTGGGGAGTGTGATGTGACTGTGTAGTTCACTGAAGAACCTTGATCTGGTTCCAAAATTAATGTTTCCATCTTGTTCTCCCTCAGAATGTAGCTAATATTATTGCCGGTCACTTTTTCCCAAGACAACCTCAGCTGGTTTTCATATAGCTCTGTCACATTAACTCTGAGAACACTGACTGGCACTGTAACACAAATGgcaataaaaacagagaagaagtcATAACAAAAGTTTTCACAACAATGCATTATTCCAACTCACTGGGGTGCTATTAGACTTACTGGTAACAGTAGAAAAGTTGTACCCACTACTCCTTTCTCCTCCAAAAAGTGTGTAGAGAGTAAAGGTGTATTTGGTCCCAGGAAAAAGtaaagagacagtgtgtgttgctACAGTTCCTCCCCAATACATAGGAGTGTATGTCTCTGTCTTGTTCTGTCTcagtatgtatgtgtatgcatTACTGTTGCCTACTTTATCCCATTCAAATGTTATTGCCGTCTCAGAGCGAGCCTTTACAGAAACATTGACAACATTAGAAGGAgctgaaagaaagagaacaattaaaatatatatatttgcaaaaGAACACCATCCTCCAGCTTTGCTCACATGATGTTAGCAATATTAAAATCAGACCACAATATTGTTGCCACTTACTTGTAACTGCTGTGATCTGGAATCCACTACTCcttgttcctttaaacactGTGTACAATGTGAAAGTGTACCTTGTCCCAGGAGAAAGAGATGACACTGTATACATCACTGTAGGTCCATCCATTGCTACACTAAATGAAATCTCTGTTCCATTAATGTATCTCAATATGTAACTGATATTGTTAATTTTGTTCCATTCCAAGTTCAGCTCAGTCTCAGTCCGAGACTTTACAGATACACTAGCAACATTAGGAGCTGGGgaagaaaacacacatttgtttacctttagttttttttaacttaaaactCTAGTTTTTAAAATGGGGCAGGAATGGTCAGAATTCAATTGTTGTCAAAGTGGTTTGATATGAGTAGAATGCTGTATTGTCAATAAATTAAGATATCAGCAAAAGGGGTTTGAAATATCtacaaaaagaaaattataatttaataaacattatacataatATTACTTTCCAATATATCTAGTTATACAGATAATTCCTATGCAAGACAGATAATGGACAGCAATTTTCCAAGCATGGGTTTTGAAAATGCAATGAAGTAGTGCAATAAATGCACAACTGTTAGGATCTTCTGATGTTTGGCTCCTCTCACCAGCACTGAAAAATTCTTAATGTCTAGGTTTCTCTCATTTCATATAATTTATGTCTGAATAACTAAGCCAATTAACTGTAGGTGGAAGAAAATGGCATATCAATCTGTTGTGCAATAATAGTCTGAATGCCATGAAGTATGTTGTTTTGTATGATGCATGATGTAACACTGGGTATAAACTATGATTATCCTCTTTTACAGAACACATTTTCTGGGACAGATTATtaagtaaataaagtaaaaaatcaTAGCATGTTAggaaaataaagtaaaagaaTGAAATCTACATAATAAGTTTCTTACGTGCCAGGGCTGTTTGACCCTAGGAATAAAAGGAAGGacacaattaaataaaacaaataaacacgtGAAGTTTATTTTAACCTATTAGGAAATTATGAAATTTCACTTAATTTCTTATAAATATGTTAAGATCATTGTGAACCTGGTTAAGGGGGATTCATTAGGGCAAGGCAAGCACGACTAAATTATTTTCGTAAACCATAGCTAATTTTAATGTTTCACTGCTTAGTAAAAATTGAACTGATATAACTgattaaataagaaataaatgaacCTGAATAAAGTAAAACCTTACCCGGATAGCGTCCGCAAAAAAACCCAGCAACACCATCACAACGGTTCTCATTTTAAAGATCAGGAAGAGTTACACTTAAAAAGAGGTCTCTTCCGACAGAATTAAACTAGTGATATGGAATTGTAAAAAAGGCTCGTAAtgaaacagtttttaaaaatctctTGAAAATTCGTAAGAAATTAAGGCAAGATCCTCTTGTCTTTAATCTTGTAATCAGAAAATTACTGGTAGACCAATTATTTTTTCTATCATTTTAACAGCCAATCATATACAAGGTTTTCGATAGGTTCACGTTTAATTAATCCAATCACCAACCACCCTTCATTTTATAGTGTAGGCACTCGATATCTGCGTTTTGAGAAAACTCGGTTAAACTAGCCGCATGTCTATTCGCGCGCAGATACTAGTGACTGAGCGGTAATACATAATGCGCGTGCAGGTAGGGTGACTAGACGTCCTCTTCTACCCGGACATggcctcttttttagacttaaaaaatgtccgggcggaatttcacaaacgtccgggattttgtttttctagagcttacatagaatttagagaaacgtttcgttcacaaactagtcccgccctccgctactccgtttggttcgcttgagtgagaaaggagcgtggtgaagtagcctaaaatcttctgattgc
This genomic interval carries:
- the LOC136708887 gene encoding receptor-type tyrosine-protein phosphatase H-like isoform X3, translating into MRTVVMVLLGFFADAIRGQTALAPPNVASVSVKSRTETELNLEWNKINNISYILRYINGTEISFSVAMDGPTVMYTVSSLSPGTRYTFTLYTVFKGTRSSGFQITAVTMPVSVLRVNVTELYENQLRLSWEKVTGNNISYILRENKMETLILEPDQGSSVNYTVTSHSPGSKYTFTLYTLFEGVRSRGLNFSFVTASVMVTGLRCEQVSSGSALLLVWNAPLGIWREVEVQVHVKGRSPQYTNGTRLEVCDLQPARWYNVSLKLCSGDVRSIPVSVTCQTDPRGVIAGAALAALFIVTLVCVGIYVKYRQAISRRKTHRDTLPQL
- the LOC136708887 gene encoding receptor-type tyrosine-protein phosphatase H-like isoform X1, giving the protein MRTVVMVLLGFFADAIRGQTALAPPNVASVSVKSRTETELNLEWNKINNISYILRYINGTEISFSVAMDGPTVMYTVSSLSPGTRYTFTLYTVFKGTRSSGFQITAVTTPSNVVNVSVKARSETAITFEWDKVGNSNAYTYILRQNKTETYTPMYWGGTVATHTVSLLFPGTKYTFTLYTLFGGERSSGYNFSTVTMPVSVLRVNVTELYENQLRLSWEKVTGNNISYILRENKMETLILEPDQGSSVNYTVTSHSPGSKYTFTLYTLFEGVRSRGLNFSFVTASVMVTGLRCEQVSSGSALLLVWNAPLGIWREVEVQVHVKGRSPQYTNGTRLEVCDLQPARWYNVSLKLCSGDVRSIPVSVTCQTDPRGVIAGAALAALFIVTLVCVGIYVKYRQAISRRKTHRDTLPQL
- the LOC136708887 gene encoding receptor-type tyrosine-protein phosphatase H-like isoform X2, with the protein product MRTVVMVLLGFFADAIRGQTALAPPNVASVSVKSRTETELNLEWNKINNISYILRYINGTEISFSVAMDGPTVMYTVSSLSPGTRYTFTLYTVFKGTRSSGFQITAVTTPSNVVNVSVKARSETAITFEWDKVGNSNAYTYILRQNKTETYTPMYWGGTVATHTVSLLFPGTKYTFTLYTLFGGERSSGYNFSTVTMPVSVLRVNVTELYENQLRLSWEKVTGNNISYILRENKMETLILEPDQGSSVNYTVTSHSPGSKYTFTLYTLFEGVRSRGLNFSFVTASVMVTGLRCEQVSSGSALLLVWNAPLGIWREVEVQVHVKGRSPQYTNGTRLEVCDLQPARWYNVSLKLCSGDVRSIPVSVTCQTDPREKHTEIPCPNSRTRMCKEPLAKLNQGKTYLSRESIHSH